Below is a genomic region from Xiphophorus hellerii strain 12219 chromosome 1, Xiphophorus_hellerii-4.1, whole genome shotgun sequence.
attcttgtttcttttctgcctCATAGCAGAATCAATAGGTCACTAAAATTGCACCCGTCTGGCAACACGAAGTAGGCTAAAACctctcaaaaagcaaaaatgtgttCATGCATGCAAACCATCCAATCTGATGAATTTAAAGCGACTCAGGTTGGTTTagaataaattatataaaacctGCATTCAGCATTTACTATGGTTATTCCTGtctaattttagcttttcattttgtgaagCATTGATGTTTGGGAAGCTcaataaaagcagaagaaaatctgGAAGAGCAAAAACTTCTTCATGTCCCTGTTTTTATCCAGCAACAGTTGACCCTATAGGCTGACATTTTGTACTCACTCAGATGTTTTATCATTAATCAGCTCTCATAGAGGCAGAAGTACAGTGAGAAggcctgaaacacacacacacacacacacacacccacacacacgcacacagaagCCCTCTAGGCAGCACTAGATATTTATAGAAAGACAAGCTTTCTCTTATGCTTTCCCTCTGCTCTTATTTAGGGAAGACTATGTGTccctctaacacacacacaacccacAAATAGAGAGATAGGCATCGTACCAAGGTCAGATGTGCAGACAGACAGCCTGGCATGCATCTTCTGTGCCAAACTCGCATGGCTGGATGTCTCTCTATTTTAGTGTGTGTTGGTATGCGCGTGCGAACGCgcgtgtttgtgcgtgtgtgtctctATAAAAAGGTTTTAGTGCCTGAAGGTGATGAGAGCAGCAATTTATAGCTTCCTGTAAACACACTGTACAAACACACGCTGTGTCATACATGTACACACGGACATGTCAACACATTGTGACGAGCCGGTTGACAGAACCAGACAAGAGAACCCCCGggctcacacatacacacacacccacacccacccacacacacacacgtctgtCTGTCTATATTCATATGGACTATGCATttacttccattcatttttcagttATTTCTAAAGTCTAACTTCGACCCTTACCGTAAAACACAACTTCTTCTGATGGGACCCAGGCTTTGGGCCCCATATGGCATTATGTGTCCTCGAAACAAAGTTTGCTGGAAAAATGGGCCTTACAAGTTAAGAaatgctaacacacacacacacacacacgcaaacacacagtACAAATGTGTTGAAGTGAAGAAAGCCTCCCTCCTCCCAGGCCTCCACTGAACAGAAGGGACATCTCTTCATCCAACAACCAATAATCACTGGGTCAATCAGCACAGAGAGCACTGAGCATGTGCAGAACATCTGGCACATCAAAGCCTGGACGTGTGAAGCAGCAGAGTGTTTCAGGAGTTCCCATTACTGCCGTTCAGTTTGGTGACACAGAAACTCTTAAACTCTTTGAACCTTTTGGAGTTTTTCAGGTCGTCAGAAGAAACTTTACCTCTTTTGGCGATAATATAGAAATATAGTCTTCGTAGATGGACCGAGCTTTTTCTTCTATGGCACTCTTGTTGATTTCTTGTTTGAGGTCTTCGCAGGCCAGCCAGAACAACATGTTCTCCTCGCTGTACTCGGTCCGCAGGAACTCCCGGAAAACGTTCCGACCTGCGGGGTTCCTCATCAGCTTGTCGAACGACTGAGACCACATCCGGATCTCCTCCACCGAGGGCTTGGGACTGTGGGACGAAGAGTGGAAAatatctgtttgttttggtttaaatagaattttttttttttttttaaagtaatgtttttgGTACCGCAGGGAGTCCTTGTGAAATACAATGAGGTCATGGAATTACGagttaaaagaacaaaacagaggGAGAAATTAGAAACAATTAAAACTCATATTGTGTCATTAACAGCTGCACTTTCAACACACCAACACTTTATCAAGACAAACAGCTTGACTTACACATCCACAGAAAGAATATTCAGATACTGCATCTAGATTTATGCatgttaagaaaaataaaagaaaattgtgcaGATAATAGCTGTGATGGAGCTTATCATCTAATGAAATAACTTTGAAGTGTTGCAGGTCAAAATGGCAATTTATCAGATATTTACATGCAGCGCCACAAATCTGTCAAATTTGGCCTTTAgtgatttatttgttattttttagtCCTCAGTGAtgatgcaacaaaacaaaagttataTGCATAAGACTGAAGTAATGGTACATTCTCTCACCCTCCAAAGGAGACTTGGTGAAAATCTAAAGAGTAAAGATTTTCATAATTTTGggattatttatattataattCAATAGAAACGACATAAGGTGAGAGAAGAAGAGATGCcctcattaaaatgttaattaccGATATTCTCTTGTGTAGATTCAGGACCTCCTTTTATGCTGCTTTATAAATAACTTCctgaacttttttattatttgacatGACAGAAATAGTCATAGAAACTAGtaattgttttgtctgttttcttgcttttctatAAATGTTGCAGGATTTATAGCCTTGAACTTGTTCTACGTCTATGTTTTGGCGTCGGAAGTAAAAAAGATTTGAGAATCACAGTTTCTTAGCAGTCATTCTAGCGCAGCGTACGTCTTTACTAACATTTACTGTTATATTAGTGAGCATCAACGCCTAAAATGCTCATTCAGAATCAGAGCTGTAATACAGGAAGTCATGTGTTGGCAACAGTTGCAAGGCAGTAGAAACTCAGGGATTTTTCAACTTCTTCTAAAACTGAGAAgttctgtattttctttgttcttcaaaacaacaaaaactcccACTGATGCTTTTTCACGGTGTcatacaaaaagaaacaaaaaaagtcagttgaacaaaatcagtttttatatgTAATGCACTCTCACCAGGTTTCAAGTTTGGTTTCTATCTTGGTGTCCTGTGATattctcttcctccttctcttccgTCTCTCCTCTTCATTCCTGACGGTGAGACTGACATGATAAAATGGCTTTCAggcaggaaacacacacacacacacacacacccacaccctcAACCACAGCTTACACAGATGTAATTGCTTGTAGAACTATAAACACATGTACAGTCACACACAATGTTGTATTATCCCTTTTAATGACAGCATCAGCCACAGTTATGTTAACGGCAGTAGTTACAAGTGTCTTTACTCTCACTGTGTGTGTAATTGAGAGTGAGCTATAAATAATTTGTGTACCTTTGGGAACTACTGAGCCATAATCACTGCATGGCTACTGTCTGACTGCTGGATCAAATCTTCATCAACTATTTGTCTTTATAATGAAATAGGTGTTGTTTCAAAATGTACTGTTAGTACATCATAGAAGATCAAGAGAAAACTTATAGAAGAGAAACTAACATAAAGCAACCTAGTTGTCCTCTTTGGTCAGTAATGATCACATtggaaatgaaaactaaattatttctgCTTCGCTACTGAAAGACAATTCTCATCAGGATTTATATAGTACCagaactaaagcaaaaaaactTTT
It encodes:
- the rgs19 gene encoding regulator of G-protein signaling 19 isoform X4, which produces MGGGRSETSALSGAGEARGLTTTQNSQRPNACCFCWCCCCSCSCLTVRNEEERRKRRRKRISQDTKIETKLETCPKPSVEEIRMWSQSFDKLMRNPAGRNVFREFLRTEYSEENMLFWLACEDLKQEINKSAIEEKARSIYEDYISILSPKEVSLDARVREVINRKMQDPTPHTFEDAQLQIYTLMHRDSYPRFLSSNIYKTLVLGRSRTSSEC